From Spirosoma agri, one genomic window encodes:
- a CDS encoding CPBP family intramembrane glutamic endopeptidase, translating to MKTLWRDLRDHLRTDFRPDLYLATALWAAFLLSVNYYIDLEDSYIDTFQGDPRWPVLYFLLYATAYYVSVWLWTHFHRRSDIWRNREFWQRSGWALICYSIYSGFYAHSEWSRQLFNGQIYAFAYYCLHNLQSVLTIVLPLYVFYKLVDRNPTNFYGMAPKRKGLVLYLILLGLMIPLITLASFQPDFLASYPTYHDTNADEFFGVPEWVTMLIYELCYGWDFVPTELLFRGFLVIGMSRVLGRGAVLPMIVWYCTIHFGRPLGEAISSLFGGYLLGVLALSTRSIWGGLLIHIGIAWGMEIAAFLQE from the coding sequence GTGAAAACTCTCTGGCGCGACCTTCGCGATCATCTCCGCACCGACTTTCGACCCGACCTTTATTTGGCTACGGCGCTATGGGCTGCTTTCTTACTGTCCGTTAATTACTACATCGACCTCGAAGATTCGTATATCGACACGTTTCAGGGTGATCCGCGCTGGCCGGTGTTGTATTTTTTGCTCTACGCCACGGCATATTACGTCAGCGTTTGGCTCTGGACCCACTTCCACCGGCGGTCCGACATCTGGCGAAACCGGGAATTCTGGCAGCGTAGTGGCTGGGCACTCATCTGTTATTCGATCTATTCGGGCTTCTACGCCCATAGCGAATGGAGCCGCCAGCTGTTCAACGGGCAGATTTACGCGTTCGCCTATTACTGCCTGCATAACCTCCAGTCGGTGCTGACCATCGTGCTGCCGCTGTACGTATTTTACAAACTTGTTGACCGGAATCCGACGAATTTTTACGGCATGGCTCCAAAGCGGAAAGGGTTGGTTCTGTATCTGATTCTGTTGGGGTTGATGATACCGCTGATTACACTGGCGTCCTTTCAGCCGGATTTTCTGGCCTCCTATCCAACCTACCACGACACGAACGCTGACGAGTTTTTTGGTGTACCCGAATGGGTAACGATGCTGATTTATGAACTGTGCTACGGCTGGGATTTCGTACCGACAGAGCTATTGTTTCGCGGATTTCTGGTTATCGGCATGAGTCGGGTGCTGGGACGCGGGGCCGTATTGCCCATGATTGTCTGGTATTGTACCATTCATTTCGGGCGACCGTTGGGCGAAGCAATATCGTCTTTGTTTGGCGGTTATCTACTGGGTGTGCTGGCATTGAGCACGCGTAGTATCTGGGGCGGACTGCTGATTCATATCGGCATTGCGTGGGGTATGGAAATTGCCGCTTTTCTGCAAGAGTAG
- a CDS encoding DEAD/DEAH box helicase: MAERITYGKTWWGQQWLNALTSIDMANRLPRGKTYANKGAVQGLTISDNQISASIKGSAPRPYRTKLTVQLFTEAEKESFLTEIRENPAILAQLLNRQLPPELIEFANRQGTQLFPHSFRDLIMGCSCPDEAVPCKHLAAVIYVVANEIDRNPFQVFLLKGLDILAELQKGQPESVAGSMNTVLSFHEIGTDDLPDDEDWRPNDKIRAGIDFATIPPLADQLLGLLSTDVTFTKSDFHKSLSKAYKLFSKPLAEKPFVQSASADEPHPNPSDSIELQLDEVMKVKKISMFSEHGDPRSIAGFTMSDLTNWLDKLTEADWPEMSDSVRALYLTRQFAAALLRRGAIVPQLLRVGPTEDQYRVRWLPATLNETIKDLTSQLATQIPPTLLTVRWQKEWLALPNDQQVLTLCSLFLRRVIKPNTIELWERWPLEDADRLFFGVETLRFEGFGRKEMPLAIQLWLNDFFLTHKRFVPILAVEDSELGDEFRISLLIRDREASDTAATPDQPIPLADLLTKKKHERIRMAVLQDLLVLSRHFPDLAKLTKIGAPSYLAYSPDQFVQVLLETLPRMQLLGIALWLPKSLQHWVRPQVGARLKAKVTDKSAFMRLEDMLTFDWQIALGDEMVGIKEFQKLVSTSKGLVKIKDQYVLIDPAELTKLYKQLENPPELTGSDLLKAALAEEYKGARIGLSAEVRKLVKQFTDSEAQPLPDALNATLRPYQQRGYDWLVKNTSLGMGSLLADDMGLGKTIQIIALLLKFKQEGRFKKQKGLVVLPTTLLTNWQKEIARFAPDLKARVYHGSNRKLPAGTGKENDYDLLLTTYGVIRSDLDTLKKLTWATVVIDEAQNIKNPDTEQTKAVKALKAPIRIALSGTPVENRLSEFWSIMDFVNKGYLGGLGKFNEDFGKPIQQERDHQKLDLFRRVTSPFLLRRVKTDRTIISDLPDKIENNQFCSLTTEQAALYESVVQESLRSIEEKDGIARRGLVLKLMTALKQIGNHPHQYLKRGNNAPTLSGKATLLLNLLENIYASSEKVLIFTQYREMGELLQQFIQQAFGTQPLFLHGGTSRSERDEMVEQFQRNRSDHTFILSLKAGGTGLNLTQANHVIHYDLWWNPAVESQATDRAFRIGQTKNVLVYRLMNQGTLEEKIDAMIRSKRELADLSVKTGETWLGDLSDAELKELVSLG, encoded by the coding sequence ATGGCGGAACGCATCACCTACGGCAAAACGTGGTGGGGACAGCAATGGCTCAACGCGCTGACAAGCATTGACATGGCAAATCGGTTGCCCCGGGGCAAAACGTACGCCAACAAAGGGGCTGTGCAGGGATTGACCATTTCGGATAACCAGATCTCAGCCTCAATCAAGGGGTCAGCCCCCCGCCCTTACCGGACCAAGTTAACGGTACAGTTATTTACCGAAGCGGAAAAGGAAAGCTTCCTGACTGAAATCCGGGAAAATCCAGCCATCTTAGCCCAACTCCTTAATCGCCAGTTACCACCCGAACTTATCGAATTCGCGAATCGGCAGGGAACGCAGCTGTTTCCCCATTCATTCAGGGATTTGATTATGGGTTGTTCCTGCCCCGACGAGGCCGTGCCCTGTAAACACCTCGCGGCCGTTATTTATGTAGTAGCGAACGAAATCGATCGCAATCCATTCCAGGTATTCCTGCTGAAAGGGCTTGATATTCTGGCGGAGTTACAGAAAGGACAGCCCGAATCAGTTGCAGGCAGTATGAACACTGTGCTGTCATTTCACGAAATCGGTACCGATGATTTACCGGATGACGAAGACTGGCGACCAAACGATAAAATTCGCGCAGGCATCGACTTTGCCACGATTCCTCCACTGGCCGATCAGTTGCTGGGCCTCCTATCAACCGATGTGACGTTTACCAAAAGTGACTTTCATAAGTCGCTCAGCAAAGCCTATAAATTATTCAGCAAGCCACTGGCCGAAAAGCCCTTCGTACAGTCGGCATCAGCGGATGAACCGCATCCTAACCCGAGCGACAGCATTGAGCTGCAACTCGATGAGGTAATGAAGGTAAAGAAGATCAGCATGTTCAGCGAGCACGGCGATCCCCGTTCCATTGCCGGGTTCACCATGAGCGATCTGACCAACTGGCTCGATAAACTCACCGAAGCCGACTGGCCGGAGATGAGCGATTCCGTGCGGGCACTCTACCTGACCCGCCAATTTGCCGCGGCCTTACTACGGCGGGGGGCTATCGTCCCACAGTTGCTTCGCGTGGGTCCAACGGAAGATCAGTACCGGGTGCGCTGGCTACCCGCTACCCTGAACGAAACGATAAAAGACCTGACCAGCCAACTGGCAACCCAGATTCCACCAACCCTTTTAACGGTACGCTGGCAAAAAGAATGGCTGGCCTTACCCAATGATCAGCAGGTGCTGACACTCTGCTCGTTGTTTTTGCGTCGGGTCATCAAACCTAATACGATTGAACTCTGGGAACGTTGGCCGCTGGAAGATGCCGACCGTTTGTTCTTCGGCGTTGAAACGTTGCGCTTCGAAGGGTTTGGCCGGAAAGAAATGCCACTGGCCATTCAACTCTGGCTCAACGATTTTTTTCTGACCCACAAGCGGTTCGTTCCGATTCTGGCCGTCGAAGACAGCGAACTCGGTGACGAGTTTCGAATTAGTCTGCTCATTCGCGACCGCGAAGCATCCGATACAGCGGCAACACCCGACCAGCCGATTCCGTTGGCTGACCTACTCACAAAAAAGAAACACGAGCGAATTCGGATGGCCGTTTTGCAGGATTTACTGGTTCTGTCGCGGCACTTCCCCGATCTGGCAAAACTTACTAAAATAGGCGCACCTTCTTATCTGGCCTACTCGCCGGATCAGTTTGTGCAGGTGTTGCTGGAAACGCTCCCCCGAATGCAGTTGCTGGGCATTGCGCTGTGGCTGCCCAAATCGCTGCAACATTGGGTCAGACCACAAGTGGGCGCACGACTCAAAGCCAAAGTCACGGACAAGAGTGCCTTCATGCGTCTGGAAGATATGCTCACCTTCGACTGGCAAATTGCCCTTGGCGACGAGATGGTGGGCATTAAGGAGTTTCAAAAGCTGGTCAGTACCTCGAAGGGCCTTGTCAAAATCAAGGATCAATACGTGCTGATCGACCCGGCGGAGCTGACCAAGCTTTACAAACAACTCGAAAATCCGCCCGAGCTAACGGGCTCTGATTTGCTGAAAGCGGCCCTGGCTGAAGAGTACAAAGGTGCCCGAATTGGCTTATCGGCGGAGGTCAGAAAGCTGGTTAAACAGTTCACGGACAGCGAAGCACAACCACTCCCCGACGCGCTAAACGCCACCCTTCGTCCGTATCAGCAACGCGGGTACGATTGGCTCGTCAAGAACACAAGCCTGGGTATGGGCAGTTTGCTTGCTGACGATATGGGCCTGGGTAAGACCATCCAGATCATTGCCTTACTGCTGAAATTCAAGCAGGAAGGCCGTTTTAAAAAGCAAAAAGGGCTAGTTGTCCTGCCGACAACACTACTCACCAACTGGCAGAAAGAGATTGCCCGCTTCGCCCCCGATTTGAAAGCCCGTGTTTATCATGGGTCGAATCGGAAACTACCCGCCGGTACCGGTAAGGAAAACGACTACGATTTACTGCTGACGACCTACGGAGTGATTCGATCAGACCTCGATACGCTCAAAAAACTGACCTGGGCAACCGTCGTTATCGACGAAGCGCAGAACATTAAGAATCCGGACACCGAGCAGACAAAAGCCGTAAAAGCCCTGAAAGCACCGATCCGCATTGCGCTCAGTGGCACGCCCGTCGAAAACCGGCTGTCGGAGTTCTGGAGTATTATGGATTTCGTCAACAAAGGGTATCTGGGCGGATTGGGTAAGTTCAATGAAGATTTTGGCAAGCCCATTCAGCAGGAGCGCGATCACCAGAAACTTGATTTGTTCCGACGCGTAACGAGCCCCTTCCTGCTCCGGCGGGTTAAAACGGACCGTACCATCATCAGTGACCTGCCCGACAAAATCGAGAACAACCAGTTTTGTTCCCTCACGACGGAACAGGCAGCACTCTATGAGAGTGTCGTGCAGGAAAGTCTGCGATCGATCGAAGAAAAGGATGGTATCGCCCGCCGTGGTTTGGTCCTGAAACTGATGACCGCTCTAAAGCAGATCGGCAATCATCCGCACCAGTACCTGAAGCGTGGCAACAATGCGCCAACGCTTTCCGGCAAAGCAACGCTACTCCTCAACCTGCTCGAAAATATTTACGCCAGTTCCGAGAAAGTACTGATATTCACGCAATATCGCGAGATGGGTGAGCTGCTACAGCAGTTTATTCAACAGGCCTTCGGTACGCAACCCTTGTTTCTACATGGCGGAACATCGCGCTCGGAGCGTGATGAGATGGTGGAGCAGTTTCAGCGCAATCGAAGCGACCACACGTTCATTCTGTCGCTCAAAGCCGGTGGTACGGGGCTAAACCTGACGCAGGCAAATCACGTCATTCACTACGATTTGTGGTGGAATCCGGCCGTCGAATCCCAGGCAACGGACCGGGCATTCCGGATTGGTCAGACCAAAAATGTGCTCGTCTATCGACTGATGAACCAGGGAACGCTCGAAGAGAAAATCGATGCCATGATCCGATCGAAGCGTGAACTGGCCGACCTCAGCGTCAAAACGGGCGAAACCTGGCTCGGTGATCTAAGCGATGCCGAACTGAAAGAACTGGTGAGCCTGGGGTAA
- a CDS encoding anthranilate phosphoribosyltransferase codes for MSIVNVALDAPVDTALGRGIKHIGIGKYGSKPLTPELLAECRAALEDPASHPLQRGAFLGALIAKGPSPAEMALEEVIGKGAFSHPTFFINKVCPDLPVGLHPIATKLVRGHNLQVSEAHQLGDYLFGSGDCETFRGLAASIMRVRHETNEEYQGLMKAAEQTFSPGFAPISCADRPLVQLAEPFDGVDNSYLITPLLGHFFQKRGYGAVSMVGRSSGPKFTLNALDLYMHLGCQFLQSNHELDTPLDRYGWVLDQKALSPALNHWVDRRHIIIKRPFLATLEKVLNPCHAQILVTSVFHITYQMKMAELALLAGFDAAIVLKRGLEGSLSPSTSRSSGILCAVRTPRGHLFHQHFEGDSAPFASFRTESDAQYENPQAMDNAQLVQQFMADGRTGNADFDNRVHFAHALYGRGLDWVQGQLT; via the coding sequence ATGTCAATCGTTAATGTAGCTTTAGATGCGCCCGTCGATACCGCACTAGGTCGGGGTATTAAACATATTGGCATTGGCAAATACGGTAGTAAGCCGCTTACGCCTGAGCTACTGGCCGAATGCCGGGCAGCGCTGGAAGATCCAGCCTCGCATCCACTCCAACGGGGTGCTTTTCTGGGTGCACTGATTGCGAAGGGACCGTCACCCGCCGAGATGGCATTGGAAGAGGTAATCGGAAAGGGTGCTTTTTCGCATCCTACCTTTTTTATCAATAAAGTGTGTCCTGATTTGCCGGTTGGTTTGCATCCGATAGCCACAAAATTAGTACGAGGGCATAATTTGCAGGTCAGCGAAGCGCATCAACTAGGCGATTACCTGTTTGGGAGTGGTGATTGTGAAACCTTTCGGGGATTGGCGGCTAGTATCATGCGTGTCAGGCATGAAACCAATGAAGAGTATCAGGGACTGATGAAGGCCGCAGAACAGACGTTTTCGCCTGGATTTGCCCCAATCAGTTGTGCTGACCGCCCGTTGGTACAACTGGCCGAACCGTTCGATGGAGTCGATAACAGTTACCTGATCACGCCTTTGTTGGGTCATTTTTTTCAGAAACGCGGTTACGGCGCTGTTTCGATGGTTGGCCGTTCAAGTGGTCCGAAATTTACCCTGAACGCACTTGATTTATATATGCATCTGGGCTGTCAGTTTTTGCAAAGCAATCACGAACTTGATACGCCACTGGATCGCTACGGCTGGGTTCTCGACCAGAAAGCGTTGTCGCCAGCGCTCAATCACTGGGTAGATCGCCGGCACATCATTATAAAGCGACCTTTTCTGGCTACGCTGGAAAAAGTTTTGAATCCCTGCCACGCGCAGATCCTGGTAACGTCAGTTTTTCACATCACGTACCAGATGAAAATGGCTGAACTGGCACTACTGGCCGGTTTTGACGCAGCTATCGTACTCAAACGTGGTTTGGAAGGTAGCCTTTCCCCATCGACCAGTCGGTCGAGCGGTATATTGTGTGCGGTCCGGACACCGCGTGGGCATCTGTTCCACCAGCATTTCGAAGGCGACTCTGCCCCGTTTGCATCATTCCGCACGGAGAGCGATGCACAGTACGAAAATCCCCAGGCAATGGACAATGCCCAACTCGTTCAGCAGTTCATGGCCGATGGCCGTACTGGCAATGCGGATTTTGACAATCGGGTTCACTTCGCTCACGCGCTCTACGGGCGTGGGCTGGACTGGGTACAGGGGCAATTAACGTAG
- the ybeY gene encoding rRNA maturation RNase YbeY, whose protein sequence is MIRFFNEDVPYKLPQKQATRQWLKQQAEREGYAVGDLNYIFCSDEYVLQVNRDYLEHDYYTDIITFDQSEEEGKIEGDIFVSVDRVADNAAQLGVPAEQEMRRVLAHGLLHLCGYGDKTDEEEALMRTKEEEWLRHS, encoded by the coding sequence ATGATTCGGTTTTTCAACGAAGACGTTCCTTACAAACTACCGCAGAAGCAGGCAACCCGGCAGTGGCTCAAACAACAGGCCGAACGGGAGGGCTACGCAGTAGGTGACCTAAACTATATTTTTTGCTCCGACGAATACGTCCTGCAAGTCAACCGGGATTACCTGGAACACGACTATTACACCGACATTATCACGTTCGATCAGAGTGAAGAAGAAGGTAAAATCGAAGGGGATATCTTTGTCAGCGTCGATCGGGTAGCCGACAATGCGGCCCAACTGGGCGTTCCGGCGGAGCAGGAAATGCGCCGGGTTTTGGCGCATGGTCTGCTTCATCTATGCGGGTATGGTGACAAAACCGACGAGGAAGAAGCGCTGATGCGGACCAAGGAAGAGGAATGGCTGCGGCATTCGTAA
- a CDS encoding polysaccharide deacetylase family protein: MRLLTCIFVLLATTVNGQKQMAITVDDLPTVSKYHTSSEAQQNLTRKILRHLTAYQVPAVGFVIGDFLRTNSQPDPNRIKLLSMWLDAGLELGNHTLAHKDYNLVSFDELKADVIGGEQITKGLVQKRGKPFRYFRHPYLRKGDTQAKKDSLEAFLKRRGYREAPVTIDNSDWLFSRAYANALLVNDTVLAARVGKTYVDYMMNCVAYYEAQSDSLFDRPISQTLLIHANAINADYLDTLLARLKERGYAFVSLEKALSDTAYQSVDHFYGKGGISWLHRWALTQGKKGTFFKGEPEVPTTIEELANRN; the protein is encoded by the coding sequence ATGCGATTACTGACGTGTATTTTCGTCCTGCTGGCGACAACGGTAAACGGCCAGAAGCAGATGGCCATCACGGTTGATGATTTGCCAACGGTATCGAAATACCATACCAGCTCCGAAGCGCAGCAAAACCTGACCCGAAAAATACTACGTCACCTAACGGCTTACCAGGTGCCCGCCGTCGGGTTTGTCATCGGCGATTTCCTGCGGACCAACTCGCAACCCGATCCGAACAGGATCAAGCTGTTGTCGATGTGGCTGGATGCCGGGCTTGAGCTTGGCAATCATACATTGGCTCATAAAGATTACAACCTTGTTTCGTTCGACGAACTAAAGGCTGATGTGATTGGTGGCGAGCAGATCACGAAAGGGCTGGTGCAAAAGCGCGGTAAACCCTTCCGCTATTTTCGGCACCCGTACCTGCGGAAAGGGGATACGCAGGCCAAGAAAGATTCGCTCGAAGCCTTCCTAAAACGACGTGGTTACCGCGAAGCACCGGTCACCATCGACAATTCGGACTGGCTGTTTTCCCGCGCTTATGCTAACGCGCTGTTGGTGAACGATACGGTGCTGGCTGCCCGCGTAGGCAAAACCTATGTGGACTATATGATGAACTGTGTGGCCTATTACGAAGCCCAGAGCGATTCGCTCTTTGACCGGCCAATTTCGCAGACGCTGCTGATCCACGCCAATGCCATCAACGCTGATTATCTCGATACGTTGCTGGCCAGACTAAAAGAACGCGGCTACGCATTTGTGTCACTGGAGAAAGCTTTGAGCGATACCGCCTATCAATCGGTCGATCATTTTTATGGGAAGGGCGGCATCTCCTGGCTACACCGCTGGGCACTGACGCAGGGCAAAAAAGGTACTTTTTTTAAAGGCGAACCCGAGGTTCCGACTACGATCGAGGAGTTGGCCAATCGCAACTGA
- the lhgO gene encoding L-2-hydroxyglutarate oxidase, protein MTDVVIIGGGIVGLATALQLKQQRPQLRVVLIEKEPAVARHQTGHNSGVIHSGLYYKPGSLKATNCIQGYHMLIDFCDAEGIPYDLCGKIVVASKQEELPQLDTLYDRGQRNGLTGLKKLSLAEMSEIEPHVTGVAGMFVPQTGIIDYKQVSDKYAEKFQLLGGEIRLAERVEQVTPGTSMSIVVTNKARYETKLVVNCAGLYSDKIAQLTQREAVDVRIVPFRGEYFKIKPQKEYLVKNLIYPVPDPNFPFLGVHFTRMVHGGVEAGPNAVLAFQREGYTKSDINLKELFETLSWPGFQKVAVRYWETGLGEMYRSFSKAAFTKALQALIPEIQESDLEPGGAGVRAQACDRTGGLLDDFAILETDKAINVVNAPSPAATSSLSIGKTVAEKAMARF, encoded by the coding sequence ATGACAGACGTAGTAATTATTGGCGGGGGCATCGTGGGATTAGCAACAGCCCTGCAACTAAAACAGCAACGACCCCAACTAAGAGTCGTTTTGATTGAGAAGGAACCGGCTGTGGCCCGCCACCAGACTGGCCACAACAGCGGAGTTATCCACTCGGGACTCTATTATAAGCCCGGCAGCCTGAAAGCAACCAACTGCATTCAGGGGTATCACATGCTGATCGACTTTTGCGACGCTGAAGGGATTCCGTATGACCTCTGTGGTAAAATTGTCGTCGCCAGCAAGCAGGAAGAACTGCCTCAACTCGACACGCTGTATGACCGGGGCCAGCGCAATGGACTGACCGGTCTAAAAAAGCTATCGTTAGCCGAAATGAGCGAGATCGAGCCGCACGTCACGGGTGTTGCGGGGATGTTCGTGCCACAGACGGGCATCATCGACTATAAACAGGTGTCGGATAAATACGCCGAAAAATTTCAGCTGTTAGGCGGAGAAATTCGGCTGGCCGAACGCGTTGAGCAAGTAACACCGGGCACGAGTATGAGCATTGTCGTGACGAATAAAGCCCGTTACGAAACGAAACTGGTCGTTAACTGCGCGGGATTGTACTCGGATAAGATCGCTCAGCTAACCCAGCGCGAAGCCGTTGATGTGCGCATTGTGCCCTTCCGGGGTGAATATTTTAAGATCAAACCGCAAAAGGAATACCTGGTCAAAAACCTGATCTATCCGGTCCCTGATCCGAATTTTCCTTTTCTGGGGGTTCACTTCACGCGCATGGTTCACGGGGGGGTAGAAGCCGGTCCGAATGCGGTGCTGGCATTTCAGCGGGAAGGCTACACCAAGTCGGATATCAATCTAAAAGAATTGTTCGAAACGCTATCGTGGCCGGGTTTTCAGAAGGTAGCCGTTAGGTATTGGGAAACGGGTTTGGGGGAGATGTATCGGTCATTCTCGAAGGCGGCTTTCACCAAAGCGTTGCAGGCCTTGATTCCTGAAATTCAGGAGTCGGATTTAGAGCCGGGTGGGGCGGGTGTTCGGGCGCAGGCCTGCGATCGTACGGGTGGTCTGCTCGATGATTTCGCTATTCTGGAAACGGATAAGGCGATCAACGTGGTCAATGCACCTTCGCCAGCTGCTACCTCGTCGTTATCCATCGGGAAGACGGTAGCAGAGAAAGCAATGGCTCGTTTTTAA
- a CDS encoding GMC oxidoreductase produces MNRSNSTAQPPIPSGKKFDAIVVGSGISGGWSAKELCEKGLNVLLLERGRMIEHVSDYHTATMNPWDFPHHNLEMPTEVLKRYPVQNRTGFTITEATHQHFVNDLDNPYVEEKPFDWIRGYHVGGKSLMWGRYSFRFSDLDFEANAKEGIATDWPIRYKDIAPWYDYVEKFAGIAGDRDGLPHLPDGQFQPAMPDNCVEQHFRQSINKQFGDRKVISARAAHLTAPTQEQTNLGRAKCQYRNLCMRGCPYGAYFSTQSATLPAARRTKRLTVRPHSIVNSIIYDEKLGRATGIRVIDEQTHQWHEFYGSVIFLNASALGSTYILLNSTSKRFPNGMDDSGQLGRNLMDHHFHVGATADYNHDLDKAYYGRHPAGLYIPRFRNLPGQRPQQYTRGYGFEVYTNRENWDHARHEDGFGADFKEKATQFGTWKITLDAFGECMPYEDNRVSLTKDVTDKWGQPVLKMDVHYRENETLMRKDAQEQAVAMLEKAGFSNINGFDSQAHPGLSIHEMGTARMGTSPKNSVFNKFNQHHIVKNVFCTDGASMTSSPCQNPSLTYMALSARAADYAVKALKRGDLPR; encoded by the coding sequence ATGAACCGCTCAAATTCAACCGCGCAGCCGCCGATTCCATCCGGCAAAAAATTTGATGCCATTGTTGTCGGCTCCGGCATCAGTGGCGGCTGGTCGGCCAAGGAACTGTGTGAGAAAGGACTGAATGTGCTTCTGCTGGAACGGGGGCGGATGATTGAACACGTGTCAGATTACCACACGGCTACCATGAATCCCTGGGATTTTCCGCATCATAATCTGGAAATGCCGACGGAGGTACTGAAACGCTACCCAGTGCAAAATCGGACGGGGTTCACCATCACGGAAGCCACACATCAGCATTTTGTCAATGATCTGGACAATCCGTACGTCGAAGAAAAGCCGTTCGACTGGATTCGGGGCTACCACGTGGGTGGTAAGTCGTTGATGTGGGGTCGGTATTCGTTTCGCTTTTCTGATCTCGATTTCGAAGCGAATGCCAAAGAGGGTATTGCCACCGACTGGCCTATTCGCTACAAAGACATTGCGCCCTGGTACGATTATGTCGAGAAGTTCGCCGGAATTGCCGGTGATCGCGATGGTCTTCCGCACCTGCCCGACGGACAGTTTCAACCCGCTATGCCCGATAATTGCGTCGAACAGCATTTTCGGCAATCCATCAATAAGCAGTTCGGGGACCGGAAAGTTATCTCGGCGCGGGCGGCTCACCTGACCGCGCCTACGCAGGAGCAGACGAACCTGGGCCGTGCCAAATGTCAATATCGTAACCTGTGTATGCGCGGTTGTCCCTACGGCGCTTATTTCAGCACGCAATCCGCCACGTTGCCGGCGGCTCGTCGAACCAAACGCCTGACCGTTCGCCCGCATTCTATCGTCAACTCGATTATTTATGATGAGAAATTGGGACGGGCTACCGGGATCCGGGTGATTGATGAGCAGACGCACCAATGGCATGAGTTCTACGGCAGCGTTATCTTCCTGAATGCGTCGGCGCTGGGATCGACCTATATCCTGCTGAACTCGACCTCGAAACGGTTTCCAAACGGCATGGACGATAGCGGACAGCTCGGTCGTAATCTGATGGATCACCACTTTCACGTGGGCGCCACGGCGGACTATAACCACGATCTGGATAAAGCCTACTATGGTCGCCATCCGGCTGGATTATACATTCCCCGTTTCCGAAACCTACCTGGCCAACGGCCACAGCAGTACACGCGTGGATACGGCTTTGAAGTATATACGAATCGCGAAAACTGGGATCACGCCCGCCATGAAGACGGTTTTGGTGCTGACTTCAAAGAAAAAGCGACGCAGTTTGGTACCTGGAAAATAACGCTGGATGCCTTCGGTGAATGTATGCCCTACGAAGACAACCGCGTTTCGCTGACTAAAGACGTAACCGACAAATGGGGGCAACCCGTCCTGAAAATGGACGTGCATTACCGCGAAAACGAAACGCTTATGCGTAAAGATGCGCAGGAGCAGGCCGTTGCGATGTTAGAGAAAGCCGGTTTTTCGAACATAAACGGCTTCGATAGTCAGGCACATCCAGGGCTGAGCATCCACGAAATGGGAACGGCCCGCATGGGCACCAGTCCGAAAAATTCGGTTTTTAACAAGTTCAACCAGCACCATATCGTCAAAAATGTGTTCTGCACCGATGGCGCGTCCATGACATCGTCACCCTGCCAGAACCCATCATTGACCTACATGGCACTATCGGCCCGCGCGGCTGATTATGCCGTTAAGGCGCTGAAACGCGGTGATTTGCCGAGATGA
- a CDS encoding SDR family NAD(P)-dependent oxidoreductase, with protein sequence MSKFVDQVAFITGAGSGIGRATALAFAKAGAQVAATDVNETTGNETVALIQKLGGDAFFSVCDVAAPDQIDAAIEQTVHTYGRLDIGINNAGIGGRFARLLDQTPDDFNQLMAINVGGVFYGMQAQIRQMLKQPENVHRDRGKIVNVSSIAGVRGMAMGAPYSASKHAVIGLTKTAALEYVKKNIRVNAVCPVYTHSAMVDDLINAAPNMEERMRRVIPIGRFGQPEEIAQAILWLCSDENAFCTGQTIQLDGGMTAG encoded by the coding sequence ATGTCAAAATTTGTCGATCAGGTAGCGTTCATCACGGGTGCCGGTTCGGGCATCGGTCGGGCAACGGCGCTGGCCTTTGCCAAAGCGGGCGCGCAAGTCGCGGCAACAGATGTTAACGAAACAACTGGTAACGAGACGGTTGCTTTGATTCAAAAACTGGGGGGCGACGCTTTTTTTTCAGTCTGCGACGTCGCGGCTCCGGACCAAATTGACGCGGCCATTGAGCAAACGGTCCACACCTACGGTCGGTTGGATATCGGCATCAACAATGCCGGGATCGGCGGACGGTTTGCCCGATTGCTCGATCAGACACCCGATGATTTCAATCAGCTAATGGCGATCAACGTCGGTGGCGTTTTCTACGGCATGCAAGCCCAGATCAGACAGATGTTGAAACAACCCGAAAATGTCCATCGCGACCGGGGAAAAATTGTCAATGTATCGAGTATTGCGGGCGTTCGGGGCATGGCGATGGGCGCACCGTACAGCGCGTCGAAGCACGCGGTCATTGGCCTGACTAAAACGGCGGCCCTGGAATACGTCAAAAAAAACATCCGCGTCAACGCCGTATGCCCGGTTTATACGCATTCAGCCATGGTCGATGACCTGATCAACGCAGCGCCGAACATGGAAGAACGAATGCGTCGAGTTATTCCTATCGGGCGATTCGGACAACCCGAAGAGATTGCCCAGGCTATTTTGTGGCTCTGCTCCGACGAAAATGCGTTTTGCACCGGGCAGACCATTCAACTGGATGGCGGTATGACGGCGGGGTAA